One window of the Oncorhynchus mykiss isolate Arlee chromosome 5, USDA_OmykA_1.1, whole genome shotgun sequence genome contains the following:
- the LOC110524243 gene encoding protein strawberry notch homolog 2 isoform X4, with protein MSSMYPSASWGSFSQQSGGYSAHCPMQSGNQQYHLNDTMPDMHIDMFSHSGFHDDFPCLNLPRNGGFPQDLSCIDDLSNNSLFSSPADSLSEYADAQDFIHADNLAHVPTLWDINTPAQSQLELNANRFQGLSSLEDISAIISTPPLGGYQVQRTQTPAEEEEEEEETEELGHVDTYADYKPSKSTIGISHPDIVVETNTLSSVPPPDITYTLSIPNLTINCGLLSALQLEAIIYACQQHEVILQNNQRAGFLIGDGAGVGKGRTVAGIILENYLKGRKKALWFSVSNDLKYDAERDLKDINAPTIPVHALNKIKYGDTATSEGVLFATYSALIGESQAGGQRRTRLKQILDWCKPGFDGVIVFDECHKAKNATSTKMGKAVLDLQHKLPLARVVYASATGASEPKNMIYMSRLGIWGDGTPFKTFDDFLHAIEKRGVGAMEIVAMDMKVSGMYIARQLSFSGVSFRIEEISLDDDFKLVYNKSAKLWAETLAVFMRAADELCLVSRKSLWGQFWSSHQRFFKYLCIAAKVRCLVELANKELEAGKCIVIGLQSTGEARTREVLDENDGHLDRFVSAAEGVFKALVQKHFPSEKPRREKAPGNKRKRKPRGRQPKFPKHTMVDPGGVINISDDSSTDTDGMDTDSNSSPDSLLDNNNDDDVIFVDTRIEEMKQDLLNKIADLGKELPLNTLDELIDKLGGPEKVSEMTGRKGRVVRRPDGSVRYESRAEQSHTIDHINLKEKDRFMCGEKLVAIISEAASSGISLQADKRVKNQCRRVHMTLELPWSADRAIQQFGRTHRSNQVTAPEYIFLISELAGERRFASIVAKRLESLGALTHGDRRATESRDLSKYNFENKYGTKALDKITKAILGHIESKVSPPKGYPGGDSLFFRDMKHGMMDVGIFCKEPRFGLSTEKDCSITKFLNRILGLEVHKQNSLFQYFTDNFDYLIEKDKKEGKYDMGILDLAPGNDEIYEEKQETFMTVGNPQDGQVVLYKISVDRGMPWEEAYEKAQNLNSPDEGFYLSYKLRGNHPCVLLAEQGRGRNFIVYKPNIGKQAHPESLDNLQQRYRKVTPDQAKDSWESQFNFSFGKCSHANWNGKCKKIEEGQECLQGMRLRQYHMLCGALLRVWKRVADVVSDITSSSILQIVRLKTKNSNKQVGIKIPENCVARVRVELLKMDEEVKRRRKEREQHAQEQRLAEQRQLQDIHLLAKPYSQPHSQSQSHRTQNFYQSLIQAKPLQVKPLLQPKPQPSPINQLPSMASIFSHFPHHFPSLPPMQPAPTSTTKPFRVGEEVLDLTVSSSPSPDSTEGVLGLISLTGGSDFDLERLISRHALAAQNTAHILQQPLQPPLIKQRQLQSPQQIQPQLQQWSDQPLINSAHQDYYILDHPDSLPYSLSSQTATNPSTSSTSSSSSNTVAHVSSPSTPSHFSSSALAPSEQQPLPLANSHCSTDTLINAREVLDNMMRTSVDRQSVIQYQPNEWDSA; from the exons CTAAATGCCAACAGGTTTCAGGGTTTGAGCAGTTTGGAGGATATCTCTGCCATTATCAGCACCCCACCTTTGGGAGGATACCAG GTTCAGAGAACCCAGACTCcggcagaagaggaggaggaggaggaggagacagaggagctgGGACACGTAGACACTTACGCCGACTACAAACCATCCAAAT CTACCATAGGGATCTCCCACCCAGACATAGTGGTGGAGACCAACACGCTGTCCAGCGTCCCTCCTCCTGACATCACCTACACTCTATCCATTCCTAACCTCACCATCAACTGTGGCCTGCTCTCTGCCCTGCAACTCGAGGCCATCATCTACGCCTGCCAG CAACATGAGGTGATCCTGCAGAACAACCAGAGAGCAGGCTTCCTGATAGGAGACGGGGCCGGAGTGGGGAAGGGCCGTACGGTGGCCGGCATCATCCTGGAGAATTACCTTAAAGGAAGGAAGAAAGCACTATG GTTCAGTGTGTCCAATGACCTGAAATACGACGCAGAGAGAGATCTCAAAGACATAAATGCTCCCACTATTCCTGTGCATGCCTTAAACAAG ATAAAGTATGGCGACACAGCTACCTCAGAAGGAGTCCTGTTTGCGACATACTCTGCTCTGATTGGTGAGAGTCAAGCAGGAGGGCAGCGCCGCACCAGACTCAAGCAGATCCTGGACTGGTGCAAGCCCGGCTTTGACGGCGTC ATTGTGTTTGACGAATGCCACAAGGCCAAGAATGCCACGTCCACCAAGATGGGCAAGGCCGTGCTGGACCTGCAGCACAAGCTGCCCCTGGCCAGGGTGGTTTATGCCAGTGCCACAG GTGCCTCTGAGCCAAAGAACATGATTTATATGAGCCGCCTGGGGATCTGGGGCGACGGCACGCCTTTCAAGACCTTTGATGATTTCCTGCACGCCATCGAGAAGAG GGGTGTGGGCGCCATGGAGATTGTTGCAATGGACATGAAGGTGAGTGGGATGTACATCGCCCGGCAGCTGAGCTTCTCAGGGGTGTCCTTCCGCATCGAAGAAATCAGCCTGGACGATGACTTCAAACTGGTCTACAACAAATCTGCCAAACTG TGGGCGGAGACTCTGGCCGTGTTCATGCGTGCAGCGGATGAGCTGTGCTTGGTCAGCAGGAAGTCCCTGTGGGGTCAGTTCTGGTCTTCTCACCAGCGCTTCTTCAAATACCTCTGCATCGCCGCCAAGGTCCGCTGCCTGGTGGAGCTGGCCAATAAGGAGCTGGAGGCTGGCAAG TGCATTGTGATTGGTCTACAGTCTACAGGAGAGGCCCGAACCAGAGAGGTCCTGGATGAGAATGATGGACACCTGGACAGATTCGTATCCGCAGCAGA GGGGGTGTTCAAAGCTCTGGTACAGAAACACTTTCCCTCTGAGAAGCCGAGGAGAGAGAAAGCGCCTGGAAACAAGAGAAAAC GTAAGCCCAGGGGCCGGCAGCCCAAGTTCCCAAAGCACACCATGGTGGATCCGGGGGGTGTAATCAACATCAGTGACGACAGCAGCACGGACACGGACGGCATGGACACCGACTCCAACTCCTCACCCGACTCCCTGCTGGACAACAACAACGACGACGACGTCATCTTCGTCGACA CCAGGATAGAGGAGATGAAGCAGGACCTCCTGAACAAGATCGCTGACCTGGGGAAGGAGCTACCTCTGAACACTCTGGATGAACTCATCGACAAGTTGGGAGGTCCAGAGAAAGTCTCGGAG ATGACTGGTCGTAAGGGGCGTGTGGTGCGACGGCCTGACGGGAGCGTGCGCTACGAGTCGCGTGCGGAGCAGAGCCATACCATCGACCACATCAACCTTAAGGAGAAGGACCGCTTCATGTGCGGAGAGAAG ctgGTGGCCATCATCTCAGAGGCGGCCAGCTCGGGCATCTCCCTGCAGGCAGACAAGCGGGTGAAGAACCAGTGTCGGAGGGTCCACATGACGCTGGAGCTGCCCTGGAGTGCAGACAGAGCCATTCAGCAGTTTG GTCGTACCCATCGCTCCAACCAGGTGACGGCTCCAGAGTACATCTTCCTCATCTCTGAGCTGGCCGGGGAGAGACGCTTTGCCTCCATCGTGGCCAAGAGACTGGAGAGCCTG GGTGCATTGACCCACGGTGACAGGAGAGCCACAGAGTCCAGAGACCTGAGCAAATACAACTTTGAAAACAAG TATGGTACCAAGGCTCTAGATAAGATCACCAAAGCCATCCTGGGTCACATTGAGAGCAAGGTGTCCCCTCCCAAAGGCTACCCCGGGGGCGATTCCCTGTTCTTCAGAG ACATGAAGCATGGCATGATGGACGTGGGCATCTTCTGCAAGGAGCCTCGCTTTGGTCTCAGTACTGAGAAAGACTGCAGCATCACCAAGTTCCTCAACAGGATCCTGGGCCTGGAGGTCCACAAGCAGAACTCTCTGTTCCAGTACTTCACTGACAACTTTGACTACCTGATCGAAAAGGACAAGAAGGAGGGCAAATACGACATGGGCATCTTAG ATCTGGCCCCAGGTAACGATGAAATCTATGAGGAGAAACAGGAAACCTTCATGACAGTGGGTAACCCCCAGGACGGACAGGTTGTGCTCTACAAG ATCAGCGTGGATAGAGGGATGCCCTGGGAGGAGGCCTACGAGAAGGCCCAGAACCTCAACAGTCCTGACGAAGGCTTCTACCTCTCCTACAAG TTGCGGGGGAACCACCCTTGTGTGCTGCTGGCGGAGCAGGGCCGAGGGAGGAACTTCATCGTCTACAAGCCCAACATCGGCAAGCAGGCCCACCCTGAGAGCCTGGACAACCTGCAGCAACGCTACCGCAAG GTGACCCCAGACCAAGCCAAGGACAGCTGGGAGAGCCAGTTCAATTTCTCCTTTGGGAAATGTAGCCATGCTAACTGGAACGGGAAGTGTAAGAAGATCGAGGAGGGACAGGAGTGTCTGCAGGGTATGCGTCTGCGCCAGTACCACATGCTGTGCGGGGCGCTGCTGCGTGTCTGGAAGCGCGTGGCTGACGTGGTCTCTGACATCACCAGCTCCAGCATCCTGCAAATTGTACGCCTCAAAACCAAAAATAGTAACAAGCAAGTCG gtATCAAGATCCCAGAAAACTGCGTGGCCCGTGTGCGAGTGGAGCTTCTCAAAATGGATgaggaggtaaagaggaggcGCAAGGAGAGGGAGCAGCATGCCCAGGAGCAGAGGCTAGCCGAGCAGCGGCAGCTTCAGGACATACACCTGCTTGCCAAGCCCTACAGCCAGCCCCACAGCCAGTCTCAGAGCCACAGGACTCAGAACTTCTACCAGAGCCTGATCCAGGCCAAGCCTTTACAGGTCAAGCCTCTACTACAGCCCAAACCCCAGCCCAGCCCGATCAACCAGCTCCCCAGCATGGCCAGCATCTTCTCCCACTTCCCCCACCACTTCCCCTCCCTGCCCCCAATGCAGCCCGCTCCAACCTCCACCACCAAGCCCTTCCGGGTTGGGGAGGAGGTCCTGGACCTGACGGtgagctcctctccctccccagacAGCACGGAGGGAGTCCTGGGCCTGATCAGCCTGACAGGGGGCTCCGACTTTGACCTGGAGAGACTGATATCGCGGCACGCACTCGCCGCCCAGAACACAGCACACATTCTGCAGCAACCTCTACAGCCACCGCTGATCAAACAGCGGCAGCTACAGTCGCCACAGCAGATACAACCACAGCTACAGCAGTGGTCAGATCAGCCTTTAATCAACAGCGCCCACCAGGACTACTATATCCTTGACCATCCAGACTCTCTGCCTTACTCTCTGTCCAGCCAGACAGCTACTAACCCCTCGAcctcttctacctcctcctcttcctccaacaCAGTGGCTCATGTCTcgtccccctccaccccctctcactTCTCCTCCTCGGCCCTTGCCCCCTCAGAACAGCAGCCCCTCCCTCTAGCCAACAGCCACTGCAGCACGGACACACTCATCAACGCGCGCGAGGTCCTGGACAACATGATGCGGACCAGTGTGGACCGCCAGTCGGTTATCCAGTACCAGCCGAACGAATGGGACTCTGCGTAA
- the LOC110524243 gene encoding protein strawberry notch homolog 2 isoform X3, which yields MPVGFCASLTLEEGSMVSVQSAWPPWIMEPDDWQYHLNDTMPDMHIDMFSHSGFHDDFPCLNLPRNGGFPQDLSCIDDLSNNSLFSSPADSLSEYADAQDFIHADNLAHVPTLWDINTPAQSQLELNANRFQGLSSLEDISAIISTPPLGGYQVQRTQTPAEEEEEEEETEELGHVDTYADYKPSKSTIGISHPDIVVETNTLSSVPPPDITYTLSIPNLTINCGLLSALQLEAIIYACQQHEVILQNNQRAGFLIGDGAGVGKGRTVAGIILENYLKGRKKALWFSVSNDLKYDAERDLKDINAPTIPVHALNKIKYGDTATSEGVLFATYSALIGESQAGGQRRTRLKQILDWCKPGFDGVIVFDECHKAKNATSTKMGKAVLDLQHKLPLARVVYASATGASEPKNMIYMSRLGIWGDGTPFKTFDDFLHAIEKRGVGAMEIVAMDMKVSGMYIARQLSFSGVSFRIEEISLDDDFKLVYNKSAKLWAETLAVFMRAADELCLVSRKSLWGQFWSSHQRFFKYLCIAAKVRCLVELANKELEAGKCIVIGLQSTGEARTREVLDENDGHLDRFVSAAEGVFKALVQKHFPSEKPRREKAPGNKRKRKPRGRQPKFPKHTMVDPGGVINISDDSSTDTDGMDTDSNSSPDSLLDNNNDDDVIFVDTRIEEMKQDLLNKIADLGKELPLNTLDELIDKLGGPEKVSEMTGRKGRVVRRPDGSVRYESRAEQSHTIDHINLKEKDRFMCGEKLVAIISEAASSGISLQADKRVKNQCRRVHMTLELPWSADRAIQQFGRTHRSNQVTAPEYIFLISELAGERRFASIVAKRLESLGALTHGDRRATESRDLSKYNFENKYGTKALDKITKAILGHIESKVSPPKGYPGGDSLFFRDMKHGMMDVGIFCKEPRFGLSTEKDCSITKFLNRILGLEVHKQNSLFQYFTDNFDYLIEKDKKEGKYDMGILDLAPGNDEIYEEKQETFMTVGNPQDGQVVLYKISVDRGMPWEEAYEKAQNLNSPDEGFYLSYKLRGNHPCVLLAEQGRGRNFIVYKPNIGKQAHPESLDNLQQRYRKVTPDQAKDSWESQFNFSFGKCSHANWNGKCKKIEEGQECLQGMRLRQYHMLCGALLRVWKRVADVVSDITSSSILQIVRLKTKNSNKQVGIKIPENCVARVRVELLKMDEEVKRRRKEREQHAQEQRLAEQRQLQDIHLLAKPYSQPHSQSQSHRTQNFYQSLIQAKPLQVKPLLQPKPQPSPINQLPSMASIFSHFPHHFPSLPPMQPAPTSTTKPFRVGEEVLDLTVSSSPSPDSTEGVLGLISLTGGSDFDLERLISRHALAAQNTAHILQQPLQPPLIKQRQLQSPQQIQPQLQQWSDQPLINSAHQDYYILDHPDSLPYSLSSQTATNPSTSSTSSSSSNTVAHVSSPSTPSHFSSSALAPSEQQPLPLANSHCSTDTLINAREVLDNMMRTSVDRQSVIQYQPNEWDSA from the exons CTAAATGCCAACAGGTTTCAGGGTTTGAGCAGTTTGGAGGATATCTCTGCCATTATCAGCACCCCACCTTTGGGAGGATACCAG GTTCAGAGAACCCAGACTCcggcagaagaggaggaggaggaggaggagacagaggagctgGGACACGTAGACACTTACGCCGACTACAAACCATCCAAAT CTACCATAGGGATCTCCCACCCAGACATAGTGGTGGAGACCAACACGCTGTCCAGCGTCCCTCCTCCTGACATCACCTACACTCTATCCATTCCTAACCTCACCATCAACTGTGGCCTGCTCTCTGCCCTGCAACTCGAGGCCATCATCTACGCCTGCCAG CAACATGAGGTGATCCTGCAGAACAACCAGAGAGCAGGCTTCCTGATAGGAGACGGGGCCGGAGTGGGGAAGGGCCGTACGGTGGCCGGCATCATCCTGGAGAATTACCTTAAAGGAAGGAAGAAAGCACTATG GTTCAGTGTGTCCAATGACCTGAAATACGACGCAGAGAGAGATCTCAAAGACATAAATGCTCCCACTATTCCTGTGCATGCCTTAAACAAG ATAAAGTATGGCGACACAGCTACCTCAGAAGGAGTCCTGTTTGCGACATACTCTGCTCTGATTGGTGAGAGTCAAGCAGGAGGGCAGCGCCGCACCAGACTCAAGCAGATCCTGGACTGGTGCAAGCCCGGCTTTGACGGCGTC ATTGTGTTTGACGAATGCCACAAGGCCAAGAATGCCACGTCCACCAAGATGGGCAAGGCCGTGCTGGACCTGCAGCACAAGCTGCCCCTGGCCAGGGTGGTTTATGCCAGTGCCACAG GTGCCTCTGAGCCAAAGAACATGATTTATATGAGCCGCCTGGGGATCTGGGGCGACGGCACGCCTTTCAAGACCTTTGATGATTTCCTGCACGCCATCGAGAAGAG GGGTGTGGGCGCCATGGAGATTGTTGCAATGGACATGAAGGTGAGTGGGATGTACATCGCCCGGCAGCTGAGCTTCTCAGGGGTGTCCTTCCGCATCGAAGAAATCAGCCTGGACGATGACTTCAAACTGGTCTACAACAAATCTGCCAAACTG TGGGCGGAGACTCTGGCCGTGTTCATGCGTGCAGCGGATGAGCTGTGCTTGGTCAGCAGGAAGTCCCTGTGGGGTCAGTTCTGGTCTTCTCACCAGCGCTTCTTCAAATACCTCTGCATCGCCGCCAAGGTCCGCTGCCTGGTGGAGCTGGCCAATAAGGAGCTGGAGGCTGGCAAG TGCATTGTGATTGGTCTACAGTCTACAGGAGAGGCCCGAACCAGAGAGGTCCTGGATGAGAATGATGGACACCTGGACAGATTCGTATCCGCAGCAGA GGGGGTGTTCAAAGCTCTGGTACAGAAACACTTTCCCTCTGAGAAGCCGAGGAGAGAGAAAGCGCCTGGAAACAAGAGAAAAC GTAAGCCCAGGGGCCGGCAGCCCAAGTTCCCAAAGCACACCATGGTGGATCCGGGGGGTGTAATCAACATCAGTGACGACAGCAGCACGGACACGGACGGCATGGACACCGACTCCAACTCCTCACCCGACTCCCTGCTGGACAACAACAACGACGACGACGTCATCTTCGTCGACA CCAGGATAGAGGAGATGAAGCAGGACCTCCTGAACAAGATCGCTGACCTGGGGAAGGAGCTACCTCTGAACACTCTGGATGAACTCATCGACAAGTTGGGAGGTCCAGAGAAAGTCTCGGAG ATGACTGGTCGTAAGGGGCGTGTGGTGCGACGGCCTGACGGGAGCGTGCGCTACGAGTCGCGTGCGGAGCAGAGCCATACCATCGACCACATCAACCTTAAGGAGAAGGACCGCTTCATGTGCGGAGAGAAG ctgGTGGCCATCATCTCAGAGGCGGCCAGCTCGGGCATCTCCCTGCAGGCAGACAAGCGGGTGAAGAACCAGTGTCGGAGGGTCCACATGACGCTGGAGCTGCCCTGGAGTGCAGACAGAGCCATTCAGCAGTTTG GTCGTACCCATCGCTCCAACCAGGTGACGGCTCCAGAGTACATCTTCCTCATCTCTGAGCTGGCCGGGGAGAGACGCTTTGCCTCCATCGTGGCCAAGAGACTGGAGAGCCTG GGTGCATTGACCCACGGTGACAGGAGAGCCACAGAGTCCAGAGACCTGAGCAAATACAACTTTGAAAACAAG TATGGTACCAAGGCTCTAGATAAGATCACCAAAGCCATCCTGGGTCACATTGAGAGCAAGGTGTCCCCTCCCAAAGGCTACCCCGGGGGCGATTCCCTGTTCTTCAGAG ACATGAAGCATGGCATGATGGACGTGGGCATCTTCTGCAAGGAGCCTCGCTTTGGTCTCAGTACTGAGAAAGACTGCAGCATCACCAAGTTCCTCAACAGGATCCTGGGCCTGGAGGTCCACAAGCAGAACTCTCTGTTCCAGTACTTCACTGACAACTTTGACTACCTGATCGAAAAGGACAAGAAGGAGGGCAAATACGACATGGGCATCTTAG ATCTGGCCCCAGGTAACGATGAAATCTATGAGGAGAAACAGGAAACCTTCATGACAGTGGGTAACCCCCAGGACGGACAGGTTGTGCTCTACAAG ATCAGCGTGGATAGAGGGATGCCCTGGGAGGAGGCCTACGAGAAGGCCCAGAACCTCAACAGTCCTGACGAAGGCTTCTACCTCTCCTACAAG TTGCGGGGGAACCACCCTTGTGTGCTGCTGGCGGAGCAGGGCCGAGGGAGGAACTTCATCGTCTACAAGCCCAACATCGGCAAGCAGGCCCACCCTGAGAGCCTGGACAACCTGCAGCAACGCTACCGCAAG GTGACCCCAGACCAAGCCAAGGACAGCTGGGAGAGCCAGTTCAATTTCTCCTTTGGGAAATGTAGCCATGCTAACTGGAACGGGAAGTGTAAGAAGATCGAGGAGGGACAGGAGTGTCTGCAGGGTATGCGTCTGCGCCAGTACCACATGCTGTGCGGGGCGCTGCTGCGTGTCTGGAAGCGCGTGGCTGACGTGGTCTCTGACATCACCAGCTCCAGCATCCTGCAAATTGTACGCCTCAAAACCAAAAATAGTAACAAGCAAGTCG gtATCAAGATCCCAGAAAACTGCGTGGCCCGTGTGCGAGTGGAGCTTCTCAAAATGGATgaggaggtaaagaggaggcGCAAGGAGAGGGAGCAGCATGCCCAGGAGCAGAGGCTAGCCGAGCAGCGGCAGCTTCAGGACATACACCTGCTTGCCAAGCCCTACAGCCAGCCCCACAGCCAGTCTCAGAGCCACAGGACTCAGAACTTCTACCAGAGCCTGATCCAGGCCAAGCCTTTACAGGTCAAGCCTCTACTACAGCCCAAACCCCAGCCCAGCCCGATCAACCAGCTCCCCAGCATGGCCAGCATCTTCTCCCACTTCCCCCACCACTTCCCCTCCCTGCCCCCAATGCAGCCCGCTCCAACCTCCACCACCAAGCCCTTCCGGGTTGGGGAGGAGGTCCTGGACCTGACGGtgagctcctctccctccccagacAGCACGGAGGGAGTCCTGGGCCTGATCAGCCTGACAGGGGGCTCCGACTTTGACCTGGAGAGACTGATATCGCGGCACGCACTCGCCGCCCAGAACACAGCACACATTCTGCAGCAACCTCTACAGCCACCGCTGATCAAACAGCGGCAGCTACAGTCGCCACAGCAGATACAACCACAGCTACAGCAGTGGTCAGATCAGCCTTTAATCAACAGCGCCCACCAGGACTACTATATCCTTGACCATCCAGACTCTCTGCCTTACTCTCTGTCCAGCCAGACAGCTACTAACCCCTCGAcctcttctacctcctcctcttcctccaacaCAGTGGCTCATGTCTcgtccccctccaccccctctcactTCTCCTCCTCGGCCCTTGCCCCCTCAGAACAGCAGCCCCTCCCTCTAGCCAACAGCCACTGCAGCACGGACACACTCATCAACGCGCGCGAGGTCCTGGACAACATGATGCGGACCAGTGTGGACCGCCAGTCGGTTATCCAGTACCAGCCGAACGAATGGGACTCTGCGTAA